One region of Bradyrhizobium betae genomic DNA includes:
- a CDS encoding helix-turn-helix domain-containing protein — protein sequence MHNRGPSTPLKQTARGQKRREFALENDGKQPGIWLMATQWDGRAIVATPKETMTALRIGRAKFYELLNSGILESFLEGKSRKVLWRSIEAYVERRLGEEAHRRGNPKV from the coding sequence TTGCATAATCGCGGCCCGTCAACCCCTCTCAAGCAAACTGCAAGAGGTCAAAAACGGCGAGAATTTGCCTTAGAGAACGATGGCAAACAACCGGGAATATGGCTTATGGCGACTCAGTGGGACGGGCGTGCAATCGTCGCGACGCCTAAGGAAACAATGACGGCACTCAGGATTGGCCGAGCAAAGTTCTACGAACTTCTCAATTCTGGCATTCTAGAGAGCTTCCTTGAGGGGAAGTCGCGCAAGGTCTTGTGGCGCAGCATTGAAGCATATGTCGAGCGACGGCTCGGCGAAGAAGCCCATCGGCGTG